The nucleotide window gcaaagtaagccaagcacaaaaggacaagtacaacatgagtccactgaggtaagtatatatatatatacatatatacacatacatacacacatatatacacatatgcatacatacacacatacatatatatacatatacacacatacatatacatatatacacagaaAGGTGGGGTAAAGCTACTTTATACATACATTCCTTGTTTGAGATCCAGTTACTAtgtcaggggccagacccaatccaaagATACTCATGACAGCCAACTagaaaggtgggggaaagaaagaaagaaagtaagatAGACAGACATGGGTAGCTGAGGAACAAGGCATtaaacccactcaaggggagggtgttgtttataactCCACATGAGGGGAAGAGAGGGGCCAGCCTTCAACCCAGTATGTCAAGACAAGAAtgtaacataccggcatgaagcaaggaatcaATAAAGAGGTCTGTGGAGCAGACCTCAAACCCCACTACATGCACCCCACCACTCCTCCCCAGAATAATTCACTTTAGAGGactacactgaagctacagctcaggaaggggtgcatctgatcagagcacaaaggagcaaacgaggaggaaagaaggagaataaaacacatcctggcccaccaagccctgaggacgaagttcctgctcagagcagccaatgcacagagatgatcaTAAggtcagccccaccatgagacacgatgtccctcactgacccatagccctacgggggacaacactggagacacagtgtgggaattgcgcctaatctgaccccaccacaagagGGCAAAACACTaacggtgtgcaacagagcagcaaggggagaagagcaatgaagtTCCTGCAAAATACCAAagatagatttgggggccaggtaGCATCTCATCGGACTTGactagaaaatactcctaaagctcaacaaacagacctggaaccatttataggcttttctgtttttgccattggtttgttttttgttttctttgttgctttgttttgctctgtcttgtttttgtttattgttatctctgcatgtctatctagataagacagacaggataaactatctggagACCACAAGACTGACGGTTCCTGGGGGACACGGGAAGagcagaggcaggggaaaggaatggGGGTATCAatcaacccatggacaagggaaaaactagtgatctaaaatcaatggcaagaaggATATAGGATACCTgatgggacttgatcaagggcaacgtagctgagaggaattactgaaacccagatgaaggcccatcatgacagtgggacaagaggaaagtaaaagaaaatagaggaaagaactaggaggtaaaggacaatttatagaggtctaaatataggcatatacatatgtaaatatatttatataaaatgatagggAAAGAGCTCtttggacatatatttatatatcaattattaaggtagcagatgggcattgggcctctagtcaactattccctcaatgcaagaacactttgttctaataatctgacattctgtgatgctcagctttccaacatgatcgctgaaaacaaagcaggtgcataaacaaatgtggtgaagaaaactgatggtgctcagttatcaaaagatatagcatctggaggagaaaaaaatgattagggcaaagactgtacagatgtgctttatacaattgatgtaagtatatgtatgaactgtgataagaattgtatgagcccaaataaattgttttaaaaaaaagatatagcatctgggttcttaaaggcttgaagataaacaagtggccatctagctcagaagcaacaaagcccacatggaagaatagtttgtgtgatcaagaggtgtcgatgagatctggtgtcaggcatctaagacccagaaccccaaatcatatcactgtgaatgatgaggagggtggagtggacacccaaagcccatctgtagacaattgaccatccccttacaggagggtcacaaggaagagacgaaccagtcagggtgcagtatagcacctatgaaacatacaactttcctctagttctttaatgcttctccacccccattgttgcaaccgaaattctaccttacaaatccgtctagaccagagcatgcacactggtacagataagagctggagacacagggaagccaagacagataaacccctcaggaccaataatgagagtagtggtaccaggagggtaagggtaaggtgggagaagaaaggaggaaccaatcatatTGATATATGTGTAACCCACTCTCAGGGGAGTGGACAACATAAATattggtgaaggaagacattggtcagtgtaagacataaaaaaattataaattatcaagggttcatgagggaggagggtgggaaaagggtgggtaaaaacgaggagctgataccaagggctgaaatagaaagaaaatgttttgaaaatgatgatggcaacatttgtacaaatgtgcacgacacagtggatggatgtatggattgtgataagagctgtatgagccccaataaaatgattttttcaaaaagccctggtggcagtgtggggtaagttttgaactgtgaacagaaatttatttgttCAAatgcactagccactccacagaagaaagctgcgggttttctgttcctgtaaacatTCATAAACTTGGAAACCCTCTCTAAAATTGCTGAGTCAagatggacttaatggcagtgggatcTAAAGGAATGCCACCCTTTTATATTCTACCACATACATAAACTCTGAATACATTACTCCAAGTGAAATAAGCCACTCACTAAAGTACAAGTTTTGTACTTTATGTTCATATGTACGATGTGAAATATTCATCTATACAAAACTGAAGACACAATGTACATTAGCTATAAATATGGCCAAGGACCATGGGGAATAATCATGAATTGTTGCTTAATGGACACAGCTTCCATTAGGGTGATGTTTTGAAATAAATGATGTTTGCACAACATTGTGAATGAGATTAATGCCAATTGGTTACACAGTTAAAAATGGGTAAGATGGAAAATTTCATGTTGTGTGTATTTTTCCcacaaaaatattatttaaaaaagagaaggaaagcaAATATACGCAGTTGTCAACAACTGTTGGTTCTAAGTATATGTTCTTGGAATTGTTTTGTAATATtggtattttctttgttttgaaaATTTTTTGCGTGTATATCCTTTTTTATTCATAGAAAagtgtttttttaacattttattaggggctcatacaactcttatcacagtccatacatatacatacatcaattgtataaagcacatctgcacattccctgccccaatcattctcaaagcatttgctctccacttaagccctttgcatcaggtcctctttttttttccccctacctccctgctccccactccctgttTTGAAAGTTTTTGTTACAAAATTGGAGACAGGTAATGCACTCTGAGCATAAAATTGCTTAACTGAGTTAGCAACTGGATTTCATAATTGCCTGCTTATGCCAAATACATATTTCTGTTCTCATCATTGAAGTACATATGTATGAGAAGGCTGACAATATGGCAGTATTCTGCCCATTACAATCATGTGATTGCCAATCCTTTATTGCGGGTCACTTTAACAGTTGAAAAATACAGAAATTGTTAAATTACAGGAActataaggtctctatgaattggaatcaacttgactgcAGGGAGTTTGAATTGATGTCTATCACTGCATTAATGGGAGCATGGGTGAAACAGTTACGCACTTGCTATTGCCACACCACTATCTAGCAGATGTGTAGACATCACCAGATGATgacacaaaatgggcaaaataAGTCATGAGATAACAACCAACATAAGAGATTAGCTTGCTTCCACCTCTGTCAGGACAGACACCTCTTCTGTTGGAGTGCACAGTTTCTCCTGGTAAGATTTAGGTCTCAGCCATGAGCACACAATGTCTTTCTATTAATTTAGGTCTTCCTTAATTTATTTCAGCAATATTTCATAGTTTTCAGTGTGAGATTAAAGTACACTCACACCATTATTACTTGTGTGATCATTACCTCAATTGTTAAATAATCTTTGTAACTCTGTGTTATCAACTGTAAACTCCACCATGGTAGTAGTGTTTGCTATTTACTTTAATGCTCATAGTCTGTTTCATTTGGGGGGTTTTTAGAAGTCAATATCTAATTGCTACATGACATTATTGCTTAAGAATGTTACCGAAAGTCAAGAAAGTGTTGCCCCAAACAGAGATACTCTATTGACATGTTAAGGGTTACTCTGAGAAAGGGACACACTTGCCACAAGAACAGCCTGCTAGGATGGGAAAGGCCACGGGCTGCACGGCTGCTCTTGTTCTTGGCATTGTCTATTTCATGAGACAGCTGTGTAAATGTGGGCAGTTGAATCTTTGTGGCCTCACTATGAAACAGTGATCATAATGCTTGGTTTGACTCGCCTCAGAGGGATATTGTGAGGATCAGGTAAAAAGTACAAAAATGTCTCTGTACTACAATCGTTTTTCCATATTATTGATCAACTGCCTGATGAAAATCAAATTTCTATTAATTATAATATCATCAGACATATTTCTATACTAAAAAAGAATGACCAGACGAAGAATCTAAGGTCTTTGCTTTTCAGACACACAGTGCTGGGAATTAACTGTCATGCTGCCCTACCTTCAGGCCAAGTTGGGAAAGGTTATGGTTAACAGAAAGTTGTTTATATAATTGAAGAATTCACAGCGTCCTGGAGCCGGGACCCGAGGCGCGGCGGGCAGGGGAGGACTCCCCGCGTGTGGGCACCCAGGGCTGCCGAGTGTGGAGTGTGACCAGGGCAGCGCGCCCTGGTCCCCCTTGGCCTGAGCGGCCCCACCTGCCTCTGCCACAGGCTTCCCTCAGCCGCCCGGAGCGCAGGGACAGTGTGCCCAGTAAGGGGACCTAAGACTCGGGAGCAAGCTGGCGTGCTCTGGAGTGGCTGGGGGAGAGTGCAGAAAGACAAACTTGGAGAACTTCACTGCCAGGACCTAACGCACCAGTGGCCTGGACAACGGACCCCAGACCCCCATTCAGGTTCTGAGAGACTTCAGCCAAGAAcgaagagggacaggaaagggcagcgatttgatgacacagaagaggatCAACTGAATTGTCGGCGGTTTAACATCCTTACTGATTCTAGCAACGCTGATCTGTGCTTTTGTTTTTCCTCATCTACCTCCAAAGCCAgtggatatatattttttgcgtCTGCATCTCTTTGAGGAGCCTTACTGCCTGCATACTACTGGTATCGACAAGGTGAATTGGAACCGAAATTTAGAGATCTAATTCTATCATCATGTTATGCATATGTGCAAATCTGTACTTCCATGATGTGGGGAAGTGAGATAGATACTTACCAGGACTCTTCAAAAGCTGTCAGTTGAGGCTCTGAGGAGCACTGGGTAAGGTGTGCTGCAGAATCCCATGGAGGCGTCTGGTACATGATTTTCATGTACCTGTAAATCTAAATTCCCTCTTGCAGGGAACACATACGTCATAGATCTCTTTGCTTTTTCTTTAAGAAGCTTAGAGAATCCAACTCTCTAAAGTTCCAACAGCACAAGcaattttcacatttttaaattaaaatttttatattctaATTGCATGATGAAAAGGCTATGTAGCAAACAAAATCCTGCATTTTAAAGCAAATAATTCTTTGATTTCTGTTCAATGGAATATACAATTGTTCCCTATGCAACCAACTTTTGCTTATAACTACAATTTTATTTCACGTTAACAGAACACAGATGGTAAAAAGACAACTTTGATTGTGAAGATCTATTTAcagtaataaataaaaataatttctacaaGGAAAAAAGAATTCAGCTATTTTCACAGTCGTTGCTAAAATACATAGATTAGGAAACCACTGTCTCAAAGATGAATACTAAAAGATTTATGTACATCGTAATTTTGTTATAATGCAGTTGATTTTTAAGTTACCTTTTTTGTTATTAGGATATATCATTCGTCACTTAATTGAAATGGAAAAAATTCTGGACACTCTACAGATCTTGGGAAAAACTCTATATTACCTTTCAGAATCTTTAGTTTACATGATAatttcaaagagaaaaaaaagtgttGCTGGAGAAATTATACTTATAACAGGAGCTGGGAGTGGACTCGGGAGACAGCTGGCCATAAAATTTGCCCAACTTGGAGCTGTTTTAGTTCTCTGGGACATTAATGAAGAAGGCAACATGGAAACAAGGAGACAAGTCCAGGAAAACAGTGGTGTGAAAGTATTCACCTATACTTGTGACTGTGGTAACAGGCAAGAGGTCTACAGTGTTGCTAACCAGGTAAGCTGGATTTGATTTTACATCAAAGAATAATACTGTATTTGGTATGCATTTTGATAATGAAAGAACGAGAGAAGGTTATTATGAGCATGCTAAAGGCTTCCTCCTGTTAAGTCTGCATATAAGGAATCTTACCTGTGTCTTCCATAATGGGGAAGACACCAGACAATACAATTAAGAATTCAAAAAGCCTTCTGAGCCCATAATTGCTCAACTGTTATTATTATGATTATGGCAACTGATTTCCTATCAAGAAAAAAACCTGAATAAAACTTGGACTCCAACCTATCTCTGCCACAAATTGGTTGTATACTTTTTGCCAAGCCATTTCTCTATAGTTTCAAGTTTCTTCACCTGCAAAGTAAAAGACTTGAACTATGTCTTCGAGATCACTTAAACtttatattttgctttcttttctttattctgtTGCATACTCAGTGTTGTTATGTAGTTAGGCTACAAACAATAAAACATTTAGTATATTTCTAGATTCAAATTCCTCTTAGGCTTAGCTTACTAATATTTGCTTGAATTTGCCACTAAATCATGCTAAATACTATGTTAATAAGAGTCAACCTTTCCTGTGTCTAGATCATGTTCTTTAACAACAATGCTGAAATTTTGCATAGTTATAAACCTAAGCCCTTCATATATAAGAACAATAAAACACAATCATAGTAGATGTATATCGTTAATGTCATTCCCGTCTACAAATGCAGGAACTAAGGAACAACTTGTCCAATATTATAAAGCTGCtaaaatgtccaaagtgtgtTAGACAAACTCTCAAAACCTGGGCTTCTTAGTTCTTATCTATAAAAATTTCAACTAATTCCAGGCATTATCCAAACTCCTGAAATCATGGGTCATTTTAATAGCAATGGCATATTCTAATGTTTAAATTTCCAACATAAAAGTCTAgttaacaaataaatatttttattgcgataaccagattttatttttatttaaaaattattttattaggggctcatacaactcttatcacaatccatacatacatcaattgtgtaaagcacatctgtacattcattgccctcatcattctcaaaacatctgctctcaacttaagcccctggcatcaactcctcattttttccctccctccctgctcccccctccctcatgaacccttgataatttataaattattattttgttatatcttccactgtctgacatctcttggccttcacccacttttctgttgtccaccccccaggtaggagatcacatgtagatccttataatcggttccccctttctaacctaccctcccttcctctactctccctgtattgccactctcaccactggtcctgaagggatcatccatcctggattccctgtgtttccagttcctatctgtaccagtgtacatcctctggtctaaccagatttgtaaggtagaattgggatcatgataggaggtggggaggaagcatttaggaactagaggtaagttgtatgtttcattgttgctacattgcaccctgactggcttgtctcctcaccgagacccttctgtaaggagatgtccagtggcctacaaatgggctttgggtctctactccgcacttccccctcattcacaatgatatgattttttgttctgatgatacctgatcccttcaacacctcatgatcacacaggctggtgtgcttcttccatgtgggctttgttgcttctgagctagctggccacttgtttaccttcaagtctttaagaccccagatgctagagaTTACCAGATTTTCATTTTATTCCCAATGACCTATCATTAATATCtcagtgtgtgcatgcatgtgcaggCGTAGCTTCATgaggtttgttttcttgtttctcaTAATCGTTTTGACTAGAGAATAGTATGTCACATTCCCAAGATGATAAATATAAATAGAGTATATATTGCTGTTATTTTCTTCAAAAGTCACATGTCATATGACAAAACATTGATTTCTCAGAACCTCTGGCTCATCACTTATAAATTGGGATAATATTTTCCTAATTATTTCTGACCGTTGCAGTGGAAATGAAATTCCACGGCCTCCCTATAAGTCCCCTTGGTTTTGGTGTCCTTAGAGTATCCGAGAGTATCTTAGAGAGGGCTATGGGGATCCGACCACTCTAGGTGTATCTTAAGTATTCAGCGCTTTCTTATGCTAAATATTCCATCTCCTTGTGTGTTAATGGTCTTGGCGCCATAGCCCTCATTGGTCTAAGAGTTAGCCCTTGTTCATTCTTTCCTGAAGCCAATGGAATATCTTTCGTATACATCTCATGGATGCTTTCCTTTACCCTGCCTCTCTGCAAAGTAGAGGAATCTAATGCCTCAGTTCAAAGTCAGCTCCGCAATATTAACTTCTCCTTGTATAGCTAGCTCTCATCTACTACATTAGCAACAAGATCTGCCTGGTATCCCCATAGCATACCACTTGAATGGCACATATCAGTGAATGTACCAGAACTTACAAACCCCAATCACAGTAGGTAGTGCCTCTTTttggaaacaaaaaatatatcGCTTTATCTATGGCTTTAAGCTGGTTCATTCGGTTTCaatcccctgctgagaatttgccttccactcaagtacaataattcagaatctacattttaacaaaataCTTATGTGATTCTTATGTATACATAACAATATTTATATCAAATAACAATAACTTCATATTTTGATGGCTTTGTTTAATCAGAATACCTAAGAATCACCTGGATATCTATAAATaagaaggatttttaaaaaaattatagattctgactcagtatTATCCAGATGGAAATGAAAATAGCCCTTTTCCTCATGGGGTTGAACTGGAAAGTACTAGTTCAAAGCCCTTGTTATTTCAGGCAGAGGAGCCAGTTTAACTGGAGAGGACAGTAGTTGTTTATTAAGTACATTTCATGTCTTCCCTCTGGACCTGCTTTATCAGTGTCATCTATCGATATGAAACTTGAAAGAAATAGTAAACTAGAGGAAACCATTATTTggaagcaccccccccccccgaatatGGCAGATTGGGTTGTGGATAATGAAAATAGGTGAGGTAGGAACTCAACATAGTTGAACTCAACAGCAAGTTCTCAGAACAATAACATTACTTAGAATAAGTTTCACAATCACAGCTGTGAAACTCAAGGAAATAATTGCCACGGGTAATTATTAGCTTTGTGGCAACCTTTTAGACATAATGTACTGTATCACAGACATCTAGAGAGAGCAAATAGAAGTTAGGATGCCTTCCTGCCAAACGGCCAACCAACAGAGGAAATGCAATAGATCCTCTACCATTTCACTCCCAGAGGATTTTAAAGGTGGCCCAAGAAGAGTATTTGTCAATCCTTGgcttgctgatggaagacctaaaTACCATCTGAGGAAGACATTCATGGTCCCCCTCTTATAACATTACTAATCATACTGACCCTGAATTAAAGgtcaaggacaaaattgaaatagCAAGTAGTGGAATATTTCAACAATAGGTCATTTCTATTAAAAGCatctagatttttaaaaaggaaattagaAAATCTAAGCAtcaaagtggtttttaaaaaatatatttaatcatAGTTACTTTAACATTACCAATTTTCCACATACAAAGTGCAAAGTAAATGTCTACTTCTAATTGAAATAAAGCGGGGAAAATATGGTGCTTCAAATTAATTGTTGTTTGCTTTCCTCTGTTCAGGTTAAAGAAGAAGTTGGTGATGTGACTATCCTCATTAACAATGCTGGAATGGTGACAGGAAAAATGTTCCTTGATATTCCGGATCATATGGCAGAAAAATCATTGCTCATAAATACCTTGTCACATTTCTGGGTAAatgtttttcctttaaaatttccTCTTATTCGTGATTATGAAACTTACAACAGTAAGTCAAAAATATTGTCAAAAGTAAGTTCCAGTATGTACATGCAGAGCCTTAGtccaaacaaaatatttttaaacatgtctctgcattTGTGACAGTGGGTCCCAAATTGGTTTGCATCCTCATTGCTTAGTCTTCTTGGGAGTAGGAATTTGGGTCAGGAGACATAGCACACAGCAAAACACAGACATGTTTATTGAAAGTGAGAGCACAGAGGGCCAGTAAGGTCTAGGAAAGATTCAGTATACATTACAGATGTTCAATCGGAACAGTCTGAATCCCTGGCACCTCTGCTGGGTTTCCTTTTTATAATCCCTCTGTTCCGCTTAACTTGTGAGTCCTTCCCTTAACCTTCGAGTCACTTCTGTAGAGTTGTtttctgatcaatttcttatccAAAATATCAGGTTCCATTCCAAGTCCCCACTCCTACCCCACCCACCCATGGGTCTAAACTGTCTAACTGTCTAACACAATTACTTGGTGCCTGCAGATAATTTTTCTTAGTCTAGTTCTCACTGTCACTCCAATcaagtcattccaactcatagaaaccctactgaGCAGAGTATAACTTttcctgtgagtttcttagactgtaaatgTTTTATAATGctaaagtactttttaaaaaacagttttattggcacataatccacatatcacataattcaatagttcaatcatatcttaAAAAGTTGTACAATAATtaccactatcaattttagaacaatttcatctttttgaattcatggttattagctccctatttcccccccccaccccctctgtcaTACCTCCAAGGAGCCATTAATAAAGAcaccatctctatagatttacttatcctcaattccatatacagaaaaatatacaaaacactACCAACAAAAAGCCCCAACAGCAATAAAAAGTACATAAAATCTTGACTTGTACAGGTTAAACCcttaagtgactagacactaATAATGAGATTAGTGATAGGTAAAAACTTTGCTATTGCTTACATAAATAATGGAGTTAGAGATAGGCAAAACTttgaataatattcactgacagtgtcagagccatgcctaccagattaatatatatcataataaaacAAAGATGTCATTGAAATATGTCTGGGGTcaatcgcttctcagccttttggctaagatcaagtgtgaaaTATgtttggggtcttagaggctttaaggtaaacaagcggccatctagctcagaagcaacaaagcccacatggaagaagaacaccagcctgtgtgatcatgagatgtcgaagggatcaggtatgaggactcaccagaaaaaaaaaatcttaccatagtgaatgaagggggaggtgcagagtggagacccaaggcccatttgtcggccactggagatcccctagcagagtggtctaggggaggagatgagtcagtcagggtgcgatgtagcaccactgaagaatacagttttcctccagttcctaaatgcttcctcccccccaactaccatgatccgaattctgccttgcaagtctggatagagcagaggttgtacactggtacagataggagctggaggcacagggaatccacggcggatgataacttcaggaccagcggtgtgaggggtattggaaagaggaaaccaattataaggatctacatgtgacctcctccctggggggatggacaatagaaaagggggtgaagggagatgctggatagggcaagatatgacaaaataataatttgtaaattatcaagggctcatgagggagagggaagcggggagggaggggaaaaaagagaggacctgatgctaagggcttaagtggagagcaaatgctttgaaaatgatgagggcaaagaatgtacagatgtgctttacacaattgatgtatgtacatgtatggattgtgataagagttgtatgagtccctaataaaatgttttaaaaataataataaaagaaaagaaataggacATATATGGCAGAACCGGCCTACCATTTATTGGGCACCCTAAAGGCACAATCGATCAGAGTCCAACATCAGTTGGCtctataaccttgggatagcaatCATCTGCTTCTTCACATATTAgagaatttcagtcttaagtccaggGGCTACAGGTGAGCTCGAGGTAAAGCCTAGTTcacttagtggagtttccacaagtccttctgatgtggcctatGAGGGATGCTGTGCCCCTCTAGGGAaaagtctaaagtcccagtagtctgAAGCAaatggcctgggtcaccaaggtctAGACAGAAAGTAGGTTAAAAACATACAATTAGGAATATAGAACCAGGCATATTCTcccccttgggttctatataacTGTTGTAAGCTTAGCCCTCCCCTAATAAGTGGTTGCTCCGCCCCATTTTCCTACCACCAGAAGGGCAGTGGTACCTCAGTTGTCATACTCAATTAACTCTAAATTCATGTTTGAATACAGACAAGTTtgagaactgaacatatttttcccataaggAACAATGGAAAAATCAAATAACTAATCTGAGGCCCCCAAATTACATTGAGAAATTCACTATGGAGGCTTTTAACCTTCTCACATATCAGTGTCTCAGATGCACTATCTCCCtcaagttgtttctgatttatccaaattaacAGTAATTCTTCAATCTCTTCGATGGTCTGGCTTCTTTGTTTCTTGGTTAACAATTTCACATGTTTAGCTATATTAGCCGCTTtaatcaccccccccccaaagttgaTATTATTAACTTAGCTCTGTCAGTAGCTGATtccaatgatttaaaatattttaaaaatagctttttggcatatatttcaatatcatacaatttaaactCTTCATAGAAGTAAACCATTTCATCTTTATctcttggagctgctgatggttttgaactgatgacttttcAGAGAGAGCCCAATCTGTAGTCCACTAGCCAGTATTAATTCAATGAACTAAGAAATACACCAGATTCttactgaaaaaataaaatgattgaataaaatattgatacatatatttatatcttcTAGACGTATAAAGCCTTTCTTCCCGCCATGATTGAAGCCAAccgtgggcacttggtctgtatTTCAAGTGCAGCAGGATTATTCGGTTGTACTAGATTAACAGGTGAGTAGTTTGCCTCACCTTGTGTGTCTGTGCTTCCAGTATCTGATATTCAGAATTAGGGATACTTACAAAGTAAAGGGTTCTTCCCACATCAAGTATAAATCTTTGGTCTATTTGGCACTATTTATAATGCCAGCATgtccttcatttttctttgt belongs to Tenrec ecaudatus isolate mTenEca1 chromosome 5, mTenEca1.hap1, whole genome shotgun sequence and includes:
- the SDR16C5 gene encoding epidermal retinol dehydrogenase 2, with product MEKILDTLQILGKTLYYLSESLVYMIISKRKKSVAGEIILITGAGSGLGRQLAIKFAQLGAVLVLWDINEEGNMETRRQVQENSGVKVFTYTCDCGNRQEVYSVANQVKEEVGDVTILINNAGMVTGKMFLDIPDHMAEKSLLINTLSHFWTYKAFLPAMIEANRGHLVCISSAAGLFGCTRLTDYSASKFAACGVLESLLFELNMNEKNKIKTTIICPYFLTTGMFEGCTTKNPFLLPLLDREYVAQTTVNAILEEDFYALIPKTLYIALMIK